From one Planktothrix agardhii NIES-204 genomic stretch:
- a CDS encoding serine/threonine protein kinase has translation MTQTAIPVGTILQNRYRLISILGQGGFGRTYLAEDQGRFNERCALKEFIPVQTGTYALQKSQELFRREAQILYQIRHAQIPQFGAVFEENQRLFLVQDYVEGKTYHALLMERKNTTSGFPKTFTEAEIVLFLRQMLPILAHIHNLGIIHRDISPDNIILRYQDQLPILIDFGVVIELATRINTPDLTLPPATRVGKLGYAPFEQIQTGQAFPSSDLYALAVTAIVLLTGQEPQYLLDQTTLSWNWRPYTQVSSNFAQIIDKMLSQQPSDRYQSAPEVEQALQTLNQPLNFPPTQQNQPRPTPVPTPQTSNPDFSQLPTLAVGRPLVTPQVQQRAQNNHSPVVPNNPQLPDPDVLGSQPIWEKPATIIVVGVLVACLAAWGSWALVKGLLKANDRSPDDKSSQVNPPSASPSIPLPGIPLPNLTPPPNLPSPLPTTTPAGVPTSSTERLNLAVDELQVFKGNLKANQTINYVVPAEAGQQFYASVSGDGVLLTLVGPDGQTINQPTSVSSWQGTLPLSGDYTVILNIPGLPESNYELKLTLINTRTPITPPEPVPEPIPSAEPEPIPQPTFAPEPEPIPQPTFAPAPQPTPQPTPQPTPQPTPEPTPEPTPQPTPEPTPQPTPEPTPEPTLEPSPTPEPAKEGTLAPSPVQ, from the coding sequence ATGACTCAAACTGCTATTCCCGTTGGAACAATTCTGCAAAACCGTTACCGCTTGATTAGCATTTTAGGTCAGGGGGGTTTTGGTCGTACCTATTTAGCTGAAGATCAAGGAAGGTTTAACGAGCGCTGCGCCCTGAAGGAATTTATTCCTGTCCAAACTGGAACCTACGCTCTACAAAAGTCCCAAGAACTATTCCGCAGGGAAGCGCAAATTCTCTACCAAATTCGTCATGCTCAAATCCCACAATTTGGAGCGGTTTTTGAAGAAAACCAACGGTTATTTTTAGTTCAAGATTATGTGGAGGGCAAAACTTATCACGCCCTATTAATGGAGCGAAAAAATACCACTTCTGGGTTTCCAAAAACCTTTACAGAGGCAGAAATTGTGCTGTTTTTAAGGCAAATGTTGCCGATTTTAGCTCATATTCATAATTTAGGAATTATTCATCGAGATATTTCTCCTGATAATATTATTTTACGTTATCAAGATCAACTCCCGATATTAATTGATTTTGGGGTGGTGATTGAATTAGCTACCCGAATTAATACCCCGGATTTAACCTTACCTCCGGCGACTCGGGTGGGAAAATTAGGCTATGCACCTTTTGAACAAATTCAAACCGGACAGGCGTTTCCCAGTAGTGATTTATATGCTTTAGCGGTGACGGCAATTGTTTTATTAACCGGGCAAGAACCCCAATATTTATTAGATCAAACGACTTTATCTTGGAATTGGCGACCCTATACTCAGGTTAGTTCTAATTTTGCTCAAATTATTGATAAAATGTTAAGTCAGCAACCGAGCGATCGCTATCAATCGGCCCCAGAAGTTGAACAAGCCCTACAAACCCTAAATCAGCCGTTGAATTTTCCCCCAACACAGCAAAATCAACCGCGTCCGACTCCTGTACCGACTCCCCAAACTTCTAACCCCGATTTTTCTCAACTTCCCACCCTGGCGGTAGGACGGCCGTTAGTAACTCCACAGGTACAACAGCGAGCCCAGAATAATCATAGTCCTGTGGTTCCCAACAATCCCCAACTTCCTGACCCTGATGTTTTGGGATCTCAACCTATCTGGGAAAAACCCGCAACGATAATCGTGGTGGGTGTTTTGGTCGCTTGTTTAGCGGCTTGGGGTTCCTGGGCTTTAGTAAAAGGATTGCTTAAAGCCAATGATCGTTCCCCTGATGATAAGTCTTCCCAGGTGAATCCGCCCAGCGCGAGTCCGTCTATTCCCTTACCCGGAATACCATTACCAAACTTGACACCGCCTCCGAATTTACCATCCCCGCTTCCGACAACGACTCCAGCAGGGGTGCCAACATCCTCCACAGAACGCCTAAATTTGGCTGTTGATGAGTTACAGGTGTTTAAGGGTAATCTCAAGGCGAATCAAACTATTAATTATGTGGTTCCTGCGGAAGCGGGACAACAGTTTTATGCGTCTGTCAGTGGAGATGGAGTGTTATTAACCTTGGTTGGCCCAGATGGACAAACAATTAATCAACCCACATCGGTATCTTCATGGCAGGGAACTCTCCCTTTAAGCGGGGATTATACGGTGATTCTGAATATTCCTGGACTACCCGAAAGCAACTATGAGTTAAAACTGACTTTAATTAATACCCGTACCCCGATTACCCCCCCGGAACCGGTACCTGAACCCATTCCCTCTGCTGAACCTGAACCGATACCTCAACCAACCTTTGCACCTGAACCTGAACCGATACCTCAGCCAACTTTTGCACCAGCACCCCAACCCACACCACAGCCCACACCCCAACCCACACCCCAACCTACGCCCGAACCTACACCCGAACCCACTCCACAACCTACACCCGAACCCACTCCACAACCTACACCCGAACCTACCCCGGAACCAACCTTAGAACCAAGTCCCACCCCGGAACCTGCCAAGGAAGGAACCCTAGCACCGAGTCCCGTTCAGTGA
- the pnp gene encoding polyribonucleotide nucleotidyltransferase, with the protein MEEIIKSISFDGRDIRLKIGLLAPQAGGAVLIESGDTSVLVTATRAEGRPGLDFLPLLVDYEERLYAGGRIPGGFLRREGRPPDRVTLTSRLIDRPLRPLIPHWLRDDIQVVATTLSMDEQVPPDVLAVTGASVAVILARIPFFGPMAAVRVGLVGDDFIINPTYREVKNGDLDLVVAGSPDGVVMVEAGANQLPEQDIIEAIDFGYEAVCDLIKAQEELMRDLGIEVKPGEPPEGNQGLIQFVRDRVTLPVKQVLKQHDLDKTARDANLDKIKESEVIAPIETLPADDPLRVAVAEDSKLVSQIFKDITKTLMRQQIVEDSVRVDGRSLDQVRPVSCKVSCLPKRVHGSGLFNRGLTQVLSIATLGTPGDAQDLDDLHPQEEKRYMHHYNFPPYSVGETKPMRSPGRREIGHGALAERALVPVLPSKDQFPYVIRVVSEVLSSNGSTSMGSVCGSTLALMDAGVPISKPVSGAAMGLIKEGEEVRILTDIQGIEDFLGDMDFKVAGTDTGVTALQMDMKITGLPMKTVADAIHQAKPARLHILEKMLEVIGKPRSDLSPYAPRLLTLKIDPDLIGLVIGPGGKTIKGITEETGVKIDIDDDGTVTIASTDSENAARAYQIIQGMTRKLNTGDVYVGRITRIIPIGAFVELLPGKEGMIHISQLADYRVPRVEDEVSVGDEVIVKVREIDSKGRINLTRLNIHPDEAAAARAAGAK; encoded by the coding sequence ATGGAAGAGATCATTAAGTCGATATCCTTTGATGGAAGGGATATTCGACTCAAAATAGGTTTACTTGCGCCACAGGCAGGTGGAGCCGTATTAATCGAGTCTGGAGATACATCAGTTCTAGTGACTGCGACTCGCGCCGAAGGTAGACCCGGATTGGACTTTCTGCCCTTGTTGGTGGACTATGAGGAGCGACTGTACGCGGGGGGAAGAATTCCAGGGGGATTCTTACGCAGGGAAGGTCGTCCACCCGATCGCGTTACCTTAACCAGTCGTTTGATTGACCGTCCCTTACGTCCTCTGATTCCCCATTGGTTGCGGGATGATATTCAGGTTGTGGCCACAACTCTGTCGATGGATGAACAAGTACCCCCGGATGTTTTAGCGGTGACGGGTGCTTCTGTAGCGGTGATCTTGGCAAGAATTCCCTTTTTTGGCCCGATGGCTGCGGTACGAGTTGGGTTAGTCGGAGATGACTTTATTATCAATCCGACTTACCGGGAAGTCAAAAATGGGGATTTAGATTTAGTCGTGGCGGGTTCCCCGGATGGCGTGGTGATGGTGGAAGCGGGTGCGAACCAACTACCGGAACAGGATATTATCGAAGCGATCGACTTTGGTTATGAAGCGGTTTGTGATTTAATCAAGGCCCAAGAGGAATTAATGCGGGACTTAGGAATTGAGGTCAAACCCGGAGAGCCCCCCGAAGGAAATCAGGGGTTAATCCAGTTTGTCCGCGATCGCGTCACTCTCCCGGTTAAACAGGTTCTCAAACAACATGATCTGGATAAAACCGCCCGGGATGCCAACCTAGATAAAATCAAGGAAAGTGAGGTGATTGCTCCGATTGAAACTCTACCCGCAGATGATCCACTCCGGGTGGCGGTGGCTGAGGATTCTAAGTTGGTGAGTCAGATTTTCAAGGACATCACCAAAACCTTGATGCGTCAGCAAATTGTTGAAGATAGCGTGCGGGTGGATGGTCGTAGCTTGGATCAGGTGCGTCCGGTATCTTGTAAGGTCAGTTGTTTACCGAAACGGGTACATGGTAGCGGTTTGTTTAATCGCGGTTTAACTCAAGTGTTGTCAATTGCCACTTTAGGGACGCCCGGAGATGCTCAGGATTTGGATGACTTGCATCCCCAGGAAGAAAAACGCTATATGCACCACTACAATTTTCCCCCTTATTCGGTTGGGGAAACTAAACCCATGCGATCGCCTGGACGTAGGGAAATTGGTCATGGAGCTTTAGCGGAACGGGCCTTAGTTCCGGTATTACCTTCTAAGGATCAGTTTCCCTATGTGATTCGGGTGGTTTCAGAGGTCTTATCTTCTAACGGTTCAACTTCTATGGGTTCGGTCTGTGGCTCGACTCTGGCGTTGATGGATGCCGGGGTGCCGATTTCTAAACCCGTGAGTGGGGCGGCGATGGGATTAATTAAAGAAGGGGAAGAAGTTCGGATTCTCACTGATATCCAAGGAATCGAGGACTTTTTAGGAGATATGGATTTCAAGGTGGCGGGGACAGATACCGGAGTCACTGCCCTACAAATGGATATGAAAATCACCGGGTTGCCGATGAAGACGGTGGCGGATGCCATTCATCAAGCTAAACCAGCCCGACTGCATATCCTAGAAAAAATGTTGGAGGTAATTGGCAAACCTCGTTCGGATTTGTCTCCCTACGCTCCTCGGTTATTAACCTTAAAAATCGATCCCGATTTGATTGGTTTGGTGATTGGGCCTGGAGGGAAAACCATTAAGGGGATTACCGAAGAAACCGGAGTCAAAATTGATATTGATGATGATGGTACGGTAACAATTGCTTCCACCGATAGCGAAAATGCGGCTCGCGCCTATCAAATCATTCAAGGCATGACTCGCAAACTGAATACCGGGGATGTGTATGTGGGCCGAATTACTCGGATTATCCCGATTGGGGCATTTGTGGAATTACTTCCTGGTAAGGAAGGGATGATTCATATTTCCCAGTTAGCAGATTATCGGGTTCCTCGGGTGGAGGATGAAGTCTCCGTCGGGGATGAAGTGATTGTCAAAGTTCGGGAAATTGACAGTAAAGGTCGGATTAATCTGACCCGTCTGAATATTCACCCCGATGAAGCTGCGGCTGCACGGGCGGCAGGGGCGAAATAG
- a CDS encoding two-component response regulator has translation MECDRDKTDDYWAGDKTDKLISLPALELTACGFAVSVSRRVWPSNSFELTFTGANYETFRVTFSAGVVEYSRNCTKLQELYVAADAALYQAKAMGRNRVLVSGQVGLDSVSLNGTRC, from the coding sequence ATGGAGTGCGATCGCGATAAAACAGACGACTATTGGGCAGGCGATAAAACTGACAAGCTAATTTCACTTCCCGCATTAGAACTTACAGCTTGTGGCTTCGCCGTGAGCGTCAGCCGAAGGGTGTGGCCATCAAACTCGTTCGAACTCACGTTTACTGGTGCGAATTACGAGACATTTCGGGTTACTTTTAGCGCGGGAGTTGTTGAGTATTCTCGGAATTGTACTAAATTGCAGGAACTTTATGTAGCAGCCGATGCCGCCCTATACCAAGCTAAGGCAATGGGACGAAATCGAGTATTGGTATCGGGTCAGGTAGGTTTAGATTCAGTTTCACTGAACGGGACTCGGTGCTAG
- a CDS encoding iojap-like protein, whose translation MVDHAQTQYASKQMISGANVDEHTSRETALVAARAADDRKADNILVLCVSEVSYLADYFVIVTGFSQAQLRGISQAISDQVEIELERLPLRVEGQGEGNWVLMDYGDVIVHILLPQGRDFYKLEAFWGHAERVNWQSD comes from the coding sequence ATGGTTGATCATGCCCAAACCCAATATGCTTCTAAGCAAATGATATCTGGCGCTAATGTTGATGAGCATACCAGTCGGGAAACTGCCCTAGTCGCAGCCCGAGCCGCAGATGACCGGAAAGCAGATAATATTCTGGTTCTGTGTGTGTCAGAAGTCTCTTATTTAGCGGATTATTTTGTAATTGTAACCGGTTTTTCCCAAGCTCAACTCCGGGGAATTTCTCAAGCGATTTCAGACCAAGTAGAAATAGAATTAGAACGACTTCCCCTGAGAGTCGAAGGCCAAGGCGAGGGCAACTGGGTTTTAATGGATTATGGTGATGTGATTGTCCATATTTTGTTACCTCAAGGACGGGATTTCTATAAATTAGAGGCATTCTGGGGTCACGCCGAGCGAGTCAATTGGCAATCGGATTAA
- a CDS encoding mRNA-binding protein: protein MRILIMGGTRFIGVYLTKILVKQGHEVVLFNRGKKPAPVEGIKQIHGDRTDANQIQEKLANEQFDAIFDNNGRELNDTKPLADLFKDRVQHFIYMSSAGVYLKSDQMPHIEGDATDPKSRHLGKYETESYLQAQNLPWTSIRPTYIYGPLNYNPLESWFFDRIVAGRPIPIPGNGFHLTQLGHVKDLATAMAAVLGNQNAIGQVYNISGERYVTFDGLAKACAIAAGKSLDTIQLIHYDPKQFDFGKRKAFPMRVQHFFADVHKAIQDLNWTPEFDLISGLKDSFENDYLARGLDQTEVDFSTDDEIIANR, encoded by the coding sequence ATGCGAATTTTAATCATGGGTGGAACCCGATTTATCGGGGTTTATTTGACTAAAATATTAGTTAAACAAGGGCATGAAGTCGTTCTATTTAATCGTGGTAAAAAACCTGCACCCGTTGAAGGAATTAAACAAATTCATGGCGATCGCACCGATGCTAACCAAATTCAAGAAAAACTTGCTAACGAACAATTTGATGCCATTTTTGATAATAATGGACGAGAACTAAATGATACAAAACCCCTCGCAGATTTATTTAAAGATCGGGTACAACATTTTATTTATATGAGTTCGGCGGGAGTGTATTTAAAATCCGATCAAATGCCCCATATTGAAGGGGATGCAACTGACCCGAAAAGTCGTCATTTAGGTAAATACGAAACCGAGAGTTATTTGCAAGCCCAAAATTTACCCTGGACATCAATTCGCCCTACCTATATTTATGGGCCATTAAATTATAATCCCTTAGAATCGTGGTTTTTTGATCGGATTGTGGCGGGTCGTCCAATTCCAATTCCGGGGAATGGATTTCACCTCACCCAGTTAGGTCATGTCAAGGATTTAGCCACCGCAATGGCCGCGGTTTTAGGGAATCAAAACGCTATCGGTCAGGTGTATAATATTTCAGGGGAACGTTATGTTACCTTCGATGGTTTAGCTAAGGCCTGTGCTATTGCTGCGGGGAAATCATTGGATACAATTCAACTGATTCATTACGATCCTAAACAGTTTGATTTTGGCAAACGTAAAGCATTTCCGATGCGAGTTCAACACTTTTTTGCTGATGTGCATAAAGCTATCCAAGATTTAAACTGGACACCCGAATTTGATTTAATTTCCGGTTTAAAAGATTCCTTTGAAAATGATTATTTAGCCCGAGGTTTAGATCAAACAGAAGTTGATTTTTCAACCGATGATGAAATTATCGCTAATCGTTAA
- a CDS encoding ribosomal-protein-alanine acetyltransferase, with protein MGKQYLELKPLTENQLSAVVELDQRCLGGLWTKDGYQREIDSPNSDLIIWKPEQEIGNSEHKKEEFQLPKIELNHGGNSGNELIGIGCLWSILEEAHITILAIDPEYQGKGLGQALLFQLLVSAWKRKLERATLEVKVSNQPAINLYKKFGFKEAGRRKGYYQDTGEDALILWRGDLHHPHFPQILYHWYQEICLKLTTELTNPI; from the coding sequence ATGGGAAAACAATATTTAGAACTAAAACCGTTAACAGAAAATCAACTTTCTGCTGTGGTGGAACTCGATCAACGGTGTTTAGGGGGACTTTGGACAAAAGACGGTTATCAACGGGAAATAGATAGTCCGAATAGTGATTTAATTATCTGGAAACCGGAACAAGAAATAGGGAATAGTGAACATAAAAAAGAAGAGTTTCAATTACCTAAAATAGAATTAAATCATGGAGGAAATTCAGGGAATGAATTAATCGGAATTGGTTGTTTGTGGTCAATATTAGAGGAAGCTCATATTACTATTTTAGCGATTGATCCAGAATATCAAGGCAAAGGTTTAGGTCAGGCGTTATTATTTCAATTATTAGTATCGGCTTGGAAACGTAAACTAGAACGAGCCACCCTAGAGGTGAAAGTTTCTAATCAACCTGCGATTAATTTATATAAGAAATTTGGCTTTAAAGAAGCAGGACGTCGTAAAGGATATTATCAAGATACCGGAGAAGATGCCCTAATTTTGTGGCGAGGGGATCTCCATCATCCTCATTTTCCCCAAATTCTGTATCACTGGTATCAAGAAATTTGTTTAAAGTTAACCACGGAGCTTACAAACCCGATCTAA
- a CDS encoding serine/threonine protein kinase with TPR repeats, which produces MYRRGNALGNLKHYQEAISSYQKALQYRPDYPAAKEAKEKVEKEIQALNSQINPTSQTDDASSQ; this is translated from the coding sequence TTGTACCGTCGCGGTAATGCTTTAGGGAACTTAAAGCATTACCAAGAGGCTATTTCTTCATATCAAAAAGCCTTACAATATCGTCCAGATTATCCAGCAGCAAAGGAAGCGAAAGAAAAGGTAGAAAAAGAAATTCAAGCATTGAATAGTCAAATAAATCCTACGAGTCAGACGGATGATGCTTCTTCTCAATAG
- a CDS encoding ribose-phosphate pyrophosphokinase has product MIRSAILPLPYSEPLVADHGRLRLFSGSANIPLSLEVSRYLGIDLGPMVRKRFADGEIYIQIQESIRGCDVYLIQPCCYPVNDNLMELLIMIDACKRASARQITAVIPYYGYARADRKTAGRESITAKLVANLITEAGASRILAMDLHSAQIQGYFDIPVDHVYGSPVILDYLISKQLPDLVVVSPDVGGVARARAFAKKLNDAPLAIIDKRRQAHNVAEVLNVIGDVKGKTAVLVDDMIDTAGTICEGARLLRREGARQVYACATHAVFSPPAIERLSSGLLEEVIVTNTIPIIPEKQFEQLKVLSVANLVGETIWRIHEDSSVSSMFR; this is encoded by the coding sequence GTGATCCGTTCTGCTATATTGCCCCTTCCTTATTCTGAGCCATTGGTTGCTGATCATGGTCGGTTACGACTATTTTCGGGGTCGGCAAATATTCCTCTTTCCCTAGAGGTAAGCCGTTATTTAGGAATTGACTTAGGGCCAATGGTTCGTAAGCGATTCGCTGATGGAGAAATTTACATCCAGATTCAAGAGTCCATTCGAGGCTGTGATGTTTATTTGATTCAACCCTGCTGTTATCCGGTCAATGACAACCTAATGGAGTTATTGATCATGATTGACGCCTGTAAACGGGCTTCTGCCCGTCAAATTACAGCCGTTATCCCTTATTACGGATATGCTAGAGCCGATCGCAAAACCGCAGGTCGTGAGTCAATCACCGCAAAATTAGTGGCCAACTTGATTACTGAAGCGGGTGCTAGTCGGATTCTGGCCATGGATTTACACTCAGCCCAGATTCAAGGGTATTTCGACATTCCGGTTGATCATGTCTATGGTTCTCCGGTAATTTTGGATTACCTGATCAGCAAACAGTTACCCGATCTGGTGGTTGTTTCCCCTGATGTCGGTGGAGTCGCCAGGGCTAGAGCTTTTGCTAAAAAACTCAATGACGCACCCCTAGCGATTATTGATAAACGCCGTCAAGCCCATAATGTCGCCGAAGTTCTGAATGTAATTGGTGATGTTAAGGGTAAAACCGCCGTTTTAGTCGATGACATGATTGACACGGCTGGAACGATTTGTGAAGGCGCTCGTTTACTCCGTCGAGAAGGAGCGCGTCAAGTCTACGCCTGCGCCACCCATGCGGTCTTTTCTCCCCCTGCCATCGAACGTCTATCGAGTGGGTTACTTGAGGAAGTCATTGTGACTAATACAATTCCGATCATACCTGAGAAACAGTTTGAACAGTTAAAGGTTTTATCTGTTGCTAATTTGGTCGGTGAAACGATTTGGCGGATACATGAAGATAGCTCTGTGAGCAGTATGTTCCGTTAA